The sequence below is a genomic window from Thioclava nitratireducens.
CCTTTGGCACGAAGCCTGCGCCGATGCCCTGGATCTTGTGAGGACCGGGGTGCAGCGCCTCGCCTGCGCGGGCCTGCGTCAGAACCGGGCTCGCCTCGGGCTCGACCGCGACCGAGATCAGCGGCAGACCCTTTTCCTTTTTCAGATAACGCGAGACACCAGTGATCGTGCCGCCCGTGCCGACGCCCGCGACGAAGATATCGACCACACCATCGGTATCCTCGAAGATCTCCGGACCCGTGGTCTTCTCGTGAATCTCGGGGTTCGCGGGGTTGTTGAACTGCTGCAGCAACACGTAGCGGTCGGGATCGGAGGCCGCGATCTCCTCGGCCTTGGCGATCGCCCCCTTCATGCCCTGCGCGCCTTCGGTGAGCACCAGCTTCGCGCCATAGGCCAGCAGGAGCTTGCGCCGCTCGATGCTCATCGTGTCGGGCATGGTCAGCGTGATCGGGATACCGCGCGACGCGGCGACGAAGGCCAGCGCGATCCCCGTGTTGCCCGAGGTCGGCTCGACGATCTCCTTGCCGGGGCCGAGCACGCCGCGCTCCTCCGCGTCCCAGATCATGTTCGCCCCAACGCGACACTTCACCGACCACGCCGGGTTGCGCCCTTCGATCTTGGCCAGAACGGTCGCGCCCGCGCCCTCCGTCATGCGATTGAGCCGCACCAGCGGCGTGTTTCCGATGCTGAACGAGTTATCCTCGTAAATCCGTGCCATGCGCGCGCTCCCTTTCAGCCTGCTGCCGTCCCATCAGATAACCAAAGGCAGGCGAGGGAAAGGCGAAAGCGACGCGCGCGAACGACGTACCCTTTCACTGGAGAGCGCGCAGAGACGTCAGGACGTCGTAATTCGGGCAATCCGTCGGGATGGCCTGCGGCCCCTCACCTTTCTCGGCCAGAA
It includes:
- the cysK gene encoding cysteine synthase A; its protein translation is MARIYEDNSFSIGNTPLVRLNRMTEGAGATVLAKIEGRNPAWSVKCRVGANMIWDAEERGVLGPGKEIVEPTSGNTGIALAFVAASRGIPITLTMPDTMSIERRKLLLAYGAKLVLTEGAQGMKGAIAKAEEIAASDPDRYVLLQQFNNPANPEIHEKTTGPEIFEDTDGVVDIFVAGVGTGGTITGVSRYLKKEKGLPLISVAVEPEASPVLTQARAGEALHPGPHKIQGIGAGFVPKVLDMDLVDRIEQVSNDEAIETARRLAREEGILAGISCGAAAAAALRLAREPENAGKTIVVVLPDSGERYLSSALFEGMFDEA